The following proteins are co-located in the Castor canadensis chromosome 5, mCasCan1.hap1v2, whole genome shotgun sequence genome:
- the Spint4 gene encoding kunitz-type protease inhibitor 4, which yields MPAKLALFLKFFIFCSLTTPILSGMTRISEMICGKFKDPCILPMDPGSCYEIHFRYFYNKTSDTCNSFLFSGCDGNLNNFHLKIECQVACVKKPKV from the exons atgcctgctAAGCTGGCACTTTTTCTAAAGTTCTTCATCTTCTGCTCACTAACCACCCCAATACTGAGTGGTATGACAAGAATTTCTGAGATGATATGTGGAAAATTCAAAG ATCCCTGCATATTGCCTATGGATCCTGGCAGCTGCTATGAAATTCACTTTAGATATTTCTACAACAAAACCTCTGATACCTGTAACAGTTTTCTCTTCAGTGGCTGCGATGGCAACCTTAACAACTTCCATCTTAAAATAGAATGTCAAGTGGCCTGTGTTAAAAAACCCAAAGTGTAA